The DNA segment CCGCTCGATCTCGGTGGCGAACCAGCGCGGGGCGAAGCCGATCGCCCAGCTGGTGTCGGTGTAAACGCGCTTGCCGGCGGCGACCCAGGCGAAGAACAGCTGCCCGATGAGCTTGATGTGGCCGCTCATCCCGCCGCCCATGTGCACCAGGTGGACGGCGACGTCGTCGGCGTAGCGCTCGACGAGCTGCCCCACCTGGTCCAGGTCGCTGGCCGCGCCGGGGCTGGTGTGCACGTGGACCACCAGGTCGTGCTCCCGGGCGGCGGCGAACACCGCGTCCAGCTGCGGCCGGCACGCCGGGTCGTCGACCCCGCCGCCGAGCAGGAACGAGAGCTTGAGCGCGGCGACGCCGTCCTCACCGGCGAGCGCGAGTGCCTTGTCGGTCGCGACGGCGTCCTGCGGGCGCGGGCTGGTCCACAGCCCCGCCACGATGCGGTCGTCGCGCCCTGCTGCCTCGACGACCAGCTCGTTGAGCGCGAAGGACGCCGTCGGGTCCGGGACGCCGTAGTTCGGGATGACCAGCGCGCGCTCGGTGCCCTCGGCGTCCAGGTCGGCGATCAGCTCGTCGATCGTGGCGCGCGCGGTGGTGTCCGGGTTGACCGGCGGGCCGCCGTAGAACGGGTGGGCGGGGAGCACGCCGAGGTGCCGGTGCGCGTCGTGCACCAGCCGCGGGGCGCTCGGGGTCATGGGGAGAACGGTGGTCGGCGGACGTGTCCCCGTGGTGACGGTCGGAACGAGATGTCGTTACGAAGACCGCACCGCCGCGGCCTGCGGTTACCGCCGCGTACCGTACTCCGCACCGCACAGCGCCAGCACCCGGTGCAGCCGCCGCTCGGCCACCGACCTCAGCGGCGGGACCAGCAGGACCGTCATGCCCAGCCCGACCGCCCGGAACGCCGGCCGGACGTCGACGTGCAGGTCGCTCAGCACGCCGACCCGCACGCCGCGCCGGCGCAGCGCCGCCAGCGTCCCCGCCACGTCGTCGGCGAAGGCGTTGAGCGAGAGGTCGGACTCCACCGCGTACAGCGTGGCGGCCAGCTCGTCGTCCAGCCCGGCGTCGGCGAGGACCTGCCGGTAGGTGCGCCGGTGCAGCGCGGCGTCGGCGTCCACCCCGGGCCCGTCGAGCCGGTCCTCCGGGCCGTTGGCTGCTGTGATCGCGGCGACGACGTCGGGGGTCGCCGCGGTGTCGCGGCCGAGGCGGGTCAGCGGCCGGAGAGGTCGATCTCCGGGTACAGCGGGTGGGCGCCGACCAGCTCGGCGGCCCGGGCGCGCACGCGCTCGGCCACGGCCGGGTCCAGCCGGTACCGCATCTTCGAGTCGCCGTCGGGCTGGGTGGCGGTCAGCACGTCGACGAACAGCTCGCCCACCTCGGCGAGCTCGGCCTCGCCCAGGCCGCGGGTGGTCAGCGCCGGGGTGCCGAGCCGGATGCCGGAGGTGTACCAGGGGCCGTTCGGGTCGGCCGGCACGGAGTTGCGGTTGGTCACCAGGCCCGCGTCCAGCAGCGCGGCCTCCGCCTGGCGGCCGGTCAGCCCGAAGCTGCTGACGTCGGCCAGCACGAGGTGGTTGTCGGTGCCGCCGGTGACCAGCCGGGCACCGCGGCGCAGCAGGCCGTCGGCGAGCGCCCGGGCGTTGGCCACGATCTGCTGGGCGTAGCCGGCGAACTCCGGACGGCGGGCCTCGGCCAGCGCGACCGCCTTGGCCGCCATCACGTGCGGCAGCGGGCCGCCGAGCACCATCGGGCAGCCGCGGTCGACCTCCGGGGCGTACTCCTCGGTGCACAGCACCATCCCGCCGCGCGGCCCGCGCAGCGACTTGTGCGTGGTGGTGGTGACGACGTCGGCGTGCGGCACCGGGTCGAAGTCGCCGGTGAGCACCTTGCCCGCCACCAGCCCGGCGAAGTGCGCCATGTCGACCAGCAGCGTGGCGCCCACCTCGTCGGCGATCTCCCGCATCGCGGCGAAGTCGACCCGCCGCGGGTAGGCGGAGAAGCCGGCGACCAGGACCAGCGGCCGGAACTCGCGGGCCTGCGCGCGCACCGCCGCGTAGTCGATCAGCCCGGTCTCCGGGTCGGTGCCGTAGCTGGCCTGCTCGAACATCTTGCCGGAGATGTTCGGCCGGAAGCCGTGGGTGAGGTGACCGCCGGCGTCCAGGCTCATGCCGAGCATCCGCTGGTCGCCGAGCGCCCGCCGCAGCCGGGCCCAGTCGGCCTCGCTGAGCGCGTCGACGTTCTTCACGCCGGCCTCGGCCAGCACCGGGCTCTCCACCCGGTGGGCCAGGATCGACCAGAAGGCGACCAGGTTCGCGTCGATGCCCGAGTGCGGCTGGACGTAGGCGTGGTCGGCGCCGAACAGCTCCCGGGCGTGCTCGGCGGCCAGCCGCTCCACCGTGTCGACGTTCTGGCAGGCGGCGTAGAACCGGCGGCCGGGCGTGCCCTCGGCGTACTTGTCGCTGAACCAGTTGCCCATCGCCAGCAGGACGGCGGGCGAGGCGTAGTTCTCGCTGGCGATGAGCTTGAGGCTCTCCCGCTGGTCGGTGAGCTCCTGCCCGATGGCGGCCGCCACCCGGGGCTCGACCTGGGCGATGACGTCCAGCGCGCCGGCGAACGCGGCGGTCTCACGGCTCACGGTGGTGGTCACGGGGCACTCCTGCGGTCGACGGGAGCCCAGGCGCGCGGCGGTCGACGGAGCCGCTCCCCGGTGGTGGCCCACCTGTCAGCGCCAGTCACGGCCCGCGGTGAGGATAGCGGCGGCACCGGACGGTCACCGGCCGGTGGTGCGCCGGCCATCCGGGTGGGTACGGACGGCGCATGTCCATGAGCGCACCGTTCGACCCGGTCCAGCCCACCCCCGACGAGGGGGTCCCCGCCGCGGACGCCGGCACCGGCGCCCCGCCGCCGGCCGAGGGCTTCGGCGTCGGCGGCGAGGAGCCCGACCGCCCCGAGCAGACCGACGCGGACGGCCCGGCCGCGACGCAGAGCGAGACCCCGTTCCACACGCCGGACCCCGCCGAGGTCGGGCCGGAGCCGACCGGCAACCCGGTCGACCCGGCCGTCTCTACCGCCACGCCCGACCCAGGCCAGACGGGCCGCGACCAGCGCTGACCGGTCCGGCGCAGCGGGTCGTCCGGTGCGCAGTAGAGCTCTGCCCCCCATGGGGGGGCAGAGCTCTAGTGGGCGCGGAAGTACACCGGGGGCGGTCAGCTCGCCGGGCTGACCGAGCTCATGTTGAAGTCCGGGACCCGCAGCATCGGCATCGCCGCCCGGGTGAACCAGTCGTTCCACTCCCGGGGCAGCGTCCGCTCGGTGCGGCTGGCCTCCGACGCCCGGCCGAGCAGGTCGACCGGCGACTCGTTGAACCGGAAGTTGTTCACCGCCCCGGTCACCTCGCCGCCCTCCACCAGGAAGACGCCGTCCCGGGTGAGCCCGGTGACCAGCAGCGTCTGCGGGTCGACCTCGCGGATGTACCAGAGCGTGGTCAGCAGCAGCCCGCGCTCGGTGCGGGCGATCATCTCGGCCGGCGACGCGGTCGCCGTCCGGTCCTCGAGGACGAGGTTGTCCACCGCCGCGGTCGCCGGAGCACCCGTCCGCTGCGCCCAGGCCCGCGGCCGGACCAGGTTGGTGAGCACGCCCTCGGAGATCCACTCGACCGCCGGGGTGGCCATGCCGTTGTCGAACACCGAGGCGCTGCCCGAGGAGCCGCCGACCGCCTGGAACGGCGCGGTCTCCAGGCCGGGCGCCGCCGGGTCGCTGCGCAGGGTCAGCGGCAGCCGGGCCAGCCGGTCGCCGATCCGGTTGCCGCCGCCGGGCCGGGCGAAGACGCTGCGCCCCTCGTCGGCGTCGCGGGCCCCCATCGACCAGTAGGCGACGACCATCAGGTCGCTGACCGTCGAGGGCGGCAGCAGCGTCTCGTAGCGGCCGGCCGGCAGGTCGACCCGCCGCTGCGACCAGGCCATCTTCTGCTGCACCTCGGCGGCCAGGTCGGCGACCGAGACGTCGGTGAAGTCGCGGGTGCCCACCCCGGCCCAGACCGACCGGCCGAAGTCGGTGCTCTTGCCGTTGAGCTCCACCCGGCCGGTGGGCTGGTCGTGCCGCAGCCGCAGGCCGGTCGAGGTGCCCAGGTAGGTGGTCGCCAGCTGGTGCTCGGCGAACCCGAACAGCAGCTCCTCCCGGCCGCGGGCCTCGCCAAAGGCCTGGCCGAGGGCGGGGGCGAACTCGGCGAAGACGTCGATCGAGGTCTCCGCCGCGTCGGCGTCCCAGTCACCGGCGCCCGGCGGCACCTCGCTGACCAGCGCCACGGCGTCCTCGGCCGGCCCGGCGTCGCGGGCGGCCTGCTCGCTGGCCGCCACCAGCTCCGCGACGTCCGGGGTGCCGGTGCGGGCCACGGTGCCGGTGGCCATCCCGGCGCCGCCGTCGACGAAGGAGATGACGACGACCTGCCGGGACCGCATCGCACCGTTGGTGGTCAGGCTGTTGCCGGCCCAGCGGAGGTTGGCCTCCGAGCTCTCGGTGACGTAGGTGACCTGCCCGTCGACGGTCGACGCGGCCAGCGCCCGCTCGACGATCTCCTGGGGTCGCAGCTGGGTCATCGCCCACCCTCCTGCTTGGTGTTGAGGATGCTGATGCCCTCGAACAGCGCGGTCGGGCAGCCGTGACTGACCGGTGCGACCTGGCCGGGCTGGGCCTTGCCGCAGTTGAACGCCCCGCCGAGCACGTAGGTCTGCGGGCCGCCGACCGCGGTCATCGAGCCCCAGAAGTCCGTCGTGGTCGCCTGGTAGGCGACGTCCCGGAGCTGACCGGTCAGCCGGCCGCCCTCGATTCGGTGGAACCGCTGCCCGGTGAACTGGAAGTTGTACCGCTGCATGTCGATCGACCAGCTGTTGTCCCCGACGACGTAGATGCCGCGCTCGACCCCGGCGATGACCTCCTCGGTCGAGGGGCCGTCGGGCGTCGGCTGCAGCGACACGTTGGCCATCCGCTGCACCGGCACGTGCGCGGCCGAGTCGGCGAAGGAGCAGCCGTTGGACCGGGCCGACCCCGACTTCGAGGCCGTGTTCCGGTCGACCTGGTAGCCGACCAGCACGCCGTCGCGGACCAGGTCCCACTGCTGGGCCTCGACGCCCTCGTCGTCCCAGCCGACGGTGGACAGGCCGTGCTCGGCGGTGCGGTCACCGGTGACGTGCATCAGCGGCGAGCCGTACTGCAGGGTGCCCAGCTTGTCGGGGGTGGCGAAGGAGGTGCCGGCGTAGGCCGCCTCGTAGCCCAGCGCCCGGTCCAGCTCGGTGGCGTGGCCGATGGACTCGTGGATGGTCAGCCACAGGTTCGAGGGGTCGACGACCAGGTCGTACCGGCCGGCCTCGACCGAGGGGGCGGCGACCTTCTCCCGCAGCAGCTCCGGGATCTCGGCGAGCTCGCCGCGCCAGTCCCAGCCGCCGTCGGCCGCGGACCCGGTCAGGAACTCCCAGCCCCGGCCGACCGGTGGGGCGAGCGTGCGCATCGACTCGAAGGTGCCGGTGGCCCGGTCGACGGTGAGCGCGGTGAACTCCGGGTGCACCCGCACCCGCTGCTGGCGGGTCCGGGTGCCGGCCGTGTCGGCGTAGAACTTCTGCTCCTTGACCGCCATGAAGCTGGTCTGCACGTGCTCCACGCCGTCGGCGGCCAGCAGCTGCTCGGACAGCTCGGTGAGCAGGCCGGTCTTCTCCGCGTCCGGGACGGCGAACGGGTCGACGTCGTAGGCAGACACCCACTGCCCGTCGTGCACCGGCTCGGGGGCCAGCTCGACGCGGTCGGTGTTCATCGCGGCCGACACCTGCGCGACGGCGACCGCCTCCTCGGCGAGCCGGACCGCCTCCGCCGCGGTGAGCACGACGCCGGCGGCGAACCCCCAGGTGCCCTCGTGGACGACGCGGACGGCGAGCCCGAGGTCCTCCCCGTCGCCCAGCGCCTCCAGCCGCGCGTCGCGCAGCCGGACGCTCTGCGTGCGGATCCGCTCGACCCGCAGGTCGGCGTGCTCGCACCCCAGGTCGACCGCCCGGGTCAGCGCCGCGTCGGCGAGCGCGGAGAGCGGGAGGGCGAGGAAGGACTCGTCGACGGAACGGGTCTGTGCCACGCCCCATGTCTACCAGGCACCCCCCGATGACGGCGACGCCGTTGCTGAGCCCGGCTACAGACCGACGACCGGACGCCGACGGGCGGCGGAGCCGGGCGCGGGTCAGGCAGGCGCTCGGGCTAGCCGAGCTCGCTGTCGATCCAGCACCAGCGCCAAGCCTCGTCCGGCTCGGCGCTGACGACGACCGGGTGCCCCTCCGCGCCGAAGTGCGCGCGGGAGTGCCGGCGCGGCGAGGAGTCGCAGCAGCCGACGTGGCCGCAGGTCAGGCAGGTGCGCAAGTGCACCCAGGTCGTCCCCTCACGCAG comes from the Modestobacter italicus genome and includes:
- a CDS encoding TldD/PmbA family protein yields the protein MAQTRSVDESFLALPLSALADAALTRAVDLGCEHADLRVERIRTQSVRLRDARLEALGDGEDLGLAVRVVHEGTWGFAAGVVLTAAEAVRLAEEAVAVAQVSAAMNTDRVELAPEPVHDGQWVSAYDVDPFAVPDAEKTGLLTELSEQLLAADGVEHVQTSFMAVKEQKFYADTAGTRTRQQRVRVHPEFTALTVDRATGTFESMRTLAPPVGRGWEFLTGSAADGGWDWRGELAEIPELLREKVAAPSVEAGRYDLVVDPSNLWLTIHESIGHATELDRALGYEAAYAGTSFATPDKLGTLQYGSPLMHVTGDRTAEHGLSTVGWDDEGVEAQQWDLVRDGVLVGYQVDRNTASKSGSARSNGCSFADSAAHVPVQRMANVSLQPTPDGPSTEEVIAGVERGIYVVGDNSWSIDMQRYNFQFTGQRFHRIEGGRLTGQLRDVAYQATTTDFWGSMTAVGGPQTYVLGGAFNCGKAQPGQVAPVSHGCPTALFEGISILNTKQEGGR
- a CDS encoding amidohydrolase family protein; translation: MTPSAPRLVHDAHRHLGVLPAHPFYGGPPVNPDTTARATIDELIADLDAEGTERALVIPNYGVPDPTASFALNELVVEAAGRDDRIVAGLWTSPRPQDAVATDKALALAGEDGVAALKLSFLLGGGVDDPACRPQLDAVFAAAREHDLVVHVHTSPGAASDLDQVGQLVERYADDVAVHLVHMGGGMSGHIKLIGQLFFAWVAAGKRVYTDTSWAIGFAPRWFATEIERHGIGHDRVLFASDQPWGDFAGEHARLLAATGGGELTDLVFRRNFEALHGL
- a CDS encoding glycine hydroxymethyltransferase, whose product is MTTTVSRETAAFAGALDVIAQVEPRVAAAIGQELTDQRESLKLIASENYASPAVLLAMGNWFSDKYAEGTPGRRFYAACQNVDTVERLAAEHARELFGADHAYVQPHSGIDANLVAFWSILAHRVESPVLAEAGVKNVDALSEADWARLRRALGDQRMLGMSLDAGGHLTHGFRPNISGKMFEQASYGTDPETGLIDYAAVRAQAREFRPLVLVAGFSAYPRRVDFAAMREIADEVGATLLVDMAHFAGLVAGKVLTGDFDPVPHADVVTTTTHKSLRGPRGGMVLCTEEYAPEVDRGCPMVLGGPLPHVMAAKAVALAEARRPEFAGYAQQIVANARALADGLLRRGARLVTGGTDNHLVLADVSSFGLTGRQAEAALLDAGLVTNRNSVPADPNGPWYTSGIRLGTPALTTRGLGEAELAEVGELFVDVLTATQPDGDSKMRYRLDPAVAERVRARAAELVGAHPLYPEIDLSGR
- a CDS encoding metallopeptidase TldD-related protein, giving the protein MTQLRPQEIVERALAASTVDGQVTYVTESSEANLRWAGNSLTTNGAMRSRQVVVISFVDGGAGMATGTVARTGTPDVAELVAASEQAARDAGPAEDAVALVSEVPPGAGDWDADAAETSIDVFAEFAPALGQAFGEARGREELLFGFAEHQLATTYLGTSTGLRLRHDQPTGRVELNGKSTDFGRSVWAGVGTRDFTDVSVADLAAEVQQKMAWSQRRVDLPAGRYETLLPPSTVSDLMVVAYWSMGARDADEGRSVFARPGGGNRIGDRLARLPLTLRSDPAAPGLETAPFQAVGGSSGSASVFDNGMATPAVEWISEGVLTNLVRPRAWAQRTGAPATAAVDNLVLEDRTATASPAEMIARTERGLLLTTLWYIREVDPQTLLVTGLTRDGVFLVEGGEVTGAVNNFRFNESPVDLLGRASEASRTERTLPREWNDWFTRAAMPMLRVPDFNMSSVSPAS